The sequence CAAATCAACCATTATCGCCAAAGGGATTTCCGCCGGACACAGCCAAAATACTTATCGTGGACTGGTAAAAATCTTACCCGGTGCGGATAACGCCCGTAATTTCACGCAATGTGATTCGATGCTCATTGGCCCGGATTCCGGAGCGCATACCTTCCCTTATGTGGAAGTGCGCAATAACACGGCGCAGTTAGAGCACGAGGCGACAACTTCAAAAATTGGCGACGACCAACTGTTCTATTGTTTGCAGCGCGGTATCAGCGAAGATGATGCCATCTCAATGATTGTTAATGGTTTCTGTAAGGACGTGTTCTCCGAATTGCCACTGGAATTCGCCGTCGAAGCACAGAAATTGTTAGCCATCAGCTTGGAACACAGTGTTGGTTAAGCGTGAGTTGAATCAGTATCCGCAGAGTTTTGCGCTTCTGCGCACCAAGGAAACCTATGTTAAGCATTAAGAATTTAAAAGTCAGTGTTGAAGGTAACGAGATTCTCAAAGGTTTGAATCTGGAGATCAAACCCGGTGAAGTGCATGCCATTATGGGGCCAAACGGCTCTGGGAAAAGTACCTTGTCTGCGGCGTTAGCCGGGCGTGAAGAATATGAAGTCACTGACGGTAGCGTGCTATTCAAAGGGAAAGACTTACTGGAGTTGGCCCCGGAAGATCGCGCGGGCGAAGGGGTTTTTCTGGCTTTCCAGTATCCAGTAGAGATTCCGGGCGTCAGCAACCATTTCTTCCTGCAAACTGCGGTCAATGCGGTGCGCAAATATCGCCAACAAGAACCACTGGATCGTTTTGATTTTGCCGATTTCATCGAAGAGAAAATTGAGTTGCTGAAAATGCCCGCAGATTTGCTGACGCGCTCAGTTAACGTGGGTTTCTCTGGCGGTGAGAAAAAACGCAACGATATCTTGCAGATGGCAGCACTGGAGCCTTCATTATGCATTCTGGATGAAACTGACTCCGGCCTGGATATTGATGCGCTGAAAATTGTCGCCAACGGGGTGAACTCGCTGCGTAATCAAGATCGCGCATTTATTATTGTCACTCACTATCAGCGTATCCTTGATTACGTCAAACCTGACTTTGTGCATGTGTTGTATCAGGGGCGAATTATTAAATCTGGTGATTTCACACTGGTGAAACAGTTGGAGGAGCAAGGCTATGGCTGGCTTACCGACCAACAGTAATATGCTGGAACAGCAGCGTATTCTTGAAAAACAGCGCACTGATGCCTTGATGCATTTTGGTCAACTGTTTAAACAGCACCAAAGTGGCAAGGGCGCTGAAGCTACGGCGCATTGGCAACAGGTGCTGACATTGGGTTTCCCCAGCATCAAGCATGAAGATTGGAAATATACGCCACTGGAGCGGTTACTCGCGCACAATTTCAGCTTTGCCAGCGCGGCGGAAGTCACGGCGGCTCAGCGGGATGATTTTTCGTTGATCAAAGATGCCCATCGTGTGGTTTTCATTGATGGGCGATATGCTCCAGAATTGAGTGACAGCGAATGCGGCCCTTACCAACTGACACATCTCACTGAAAATGCTCAGTTTCCGGCGGCTATTCAATCGGAAGTCTTTTTACATCTGACCGAAAGCCTGGCTCAGCAATGCTTACACATCCGGTTACCTGCCGGGAAACACAGTGATAAGCCGCTTTATCTGCTGCATATCAGTTCAGGCAATGGTTCTGATTTCGTGAATACCAGTCATTACCGTCACCATTTGGCGATTGAGGCGAGCGCACAGGCCGAGGTCATTGAGCATTTTGTTAGCCTCAATGAGCGGCCCCATTTTACCGGCGCGCGGCTGACGATTTCAGTGGGCGACAACGCCGAGTTGAGCCATTGCAAACTGGCATTTGAAGCTCCTCAAAGTTACCATTTTGCCCATAATGATATCGTCCTTAGCCGCGATGCGCGGGCTAGGAGTTATAGTTTCTTGCTCGGCGCAGGGCTAACCCGCCACAATACCAGCGCCCAGTTAAATGGTGAGGGCGCCACGTTATCCATTAACAGTCTGTTGTTGCCAATAGGGCGCGAAATTTGTGACACCCGCACTTATCTGGAACATAACAAGGGCTATTGTGAAAGCCGCCAACTGCATAAAACCATAGTGCGTGAGCGGGGGAAAGCGGTCTTTAATGGCATGATTAAAGTGGCTCAGCACGCACTAAAAACCGACGGTCAGATGACCAACAATAACTTGTTGCTGAGCAAGTTGGCTGAAGTGGATACCAAGCCCCAACTGGAAATCTACGCCGATGACGTGAAATGCAGCCACGGGGCCACCGTTGGGCGCATTGACACGGAGCAACTGTTTTATCTGCAATCGCGAGGTATCAATCAAGCGGATGCACAGCAAATGATTATTTTTGCTTTTGCTGCCGAATTGACCGAAGCCATCCACAATGAGTCCATTCGCAAAGTGGTGTTGGCACGAATTGCTGAGCGGCTGGCCAGGGAGACGCTATGAATTTCCCAATTGAACAGGTCAGAGCCGATTTTCCACTGCTTAGCCGTGAGGTTAATGGCCAGCCGCTGGCGTATTTGGACAGCGCCGCCAGCGCACAGAAGCCACAAGTGGTTATTGATAGAGAACTTAACTTTTATAGCGAAAGTTATGCGGCGGTGCATCGGGGTATCCACACCCTGAGTGCCGACGCAACCCAACAGATGGAGGCTGTTCGCAGTCAGGTTGCCGGTTTTATCAATGCCGCGGCGGTCGAAGAGATTGTTTTTGTTAAAGGTACGACTGAGGCCATTAATTTGGTGGCTAACAGTTATGGTCGCCATTACCTGCAAGCCGGTGACAGCATCATCATCACCGAGATGGAGCATCACGCCAATATCGTGCCTTGGCAGATGCTGGCAAAAGATATCGGTATTGAAATCCGTGTTTGGCCGCTGACGGCAACAGGTGAGCTTGAGCTCACCGCGTTGGCCAGTTTGATTGATAACACCACCCGATTACTGGCTATCACTCAGGTTTCCAATGTGTTGGGGACGGTGAATCCTATCAAAGACATCGTCGCGCAAGCTAAAGCTGCGGGCTTGGTGGTGCTGGTGGATGGCGCACAAGCCATCATGCATCAACCCGTGGATGTACAAGCGCTGGGCTGTGATTTCTATGTGTTCTCGGGCCACAAATTGTATGGCCCATCGGGTATTGGCATTTTGTACGGCAAGGGCGAATTATTACAGCAAATGCCACCATGGGAAGGGGGCGGCTCGATGATTAAAACCGTCAGCCTGACACAAGGCACCACATTTGCTGACGCGCCGTGGCGTTTTGAAGCGGGCTCGCCGAATACCGCCGGAATTTTGGGGCTGGGTGCGGCTATCAGTTATGTGAATCAGTTAGGTCTGACCCATATACAGCAGTATGAAGAGTCGCTGATGCAGTATGCATTGGAGCAACTGAGCCAGATCCCGAGTTTGAAAATTTACGGCCCGGCCAAGCGGGCAGGGGTTATTGCTTTCAATCTGGGCCAGCATCATGCTTATGATGTCGGCAGTTTCCTTGATCAATACGGGATTGCTATTCGTACCGGGCATCATTGCGCCATGCCGCTAATGGCGTTTTACCAGGTGCCGAGCATGTGCCGCGCATCACTGGCACTTTATAATACCCGCGAAGAAGTTGACCGGCTGGTCAGTGGGCTACAACGCATCGAAAAATTGCTGGGCTAAGCGCAGACAGTCCGCGACAATGCCCCCTGAAGCCGACTATCATTTTAGACAGTCGGCTTTTATTTTGGCGTTTATTCAAGAACAGGAAGCATGTTATGGCGGGTTTGCCAGATAAAGATAAATTGATTCGTAACTTTTCCCGTTGCTTAAATTGGGAAGAGAAATACTTGTATGTTATTGAGCTGGGCGCACAGTTGCCGCCGCTAACTGAGCAACAGCGCCAGCCCGAGAATCTTATTTCCGGTTGCCAAAGTCAGGTCTGGATCGCCATGACGCAGTCAACCGAGGGGCAGGTGATTTTTGCGGGTGACAGTGATGCCGCTATCGTCAAAGGTTTGGTTGCCGTGGTCTTTATTCTCTATCAGGGTTTGACCCCGCAACAGATCGTGGATTTGGACGTTCGGCCATTTTTTGCCGATTTAGCGCTAAGTCAGCATCTGACTCCCTCGCGCTCCCAAGGGCTTGAAGCCATGATTCGTGCGATTCGTGCGAAAGCGGCCACCTTAAAAACCCACTAAACTCCGCCAACATTTTGTGCTTTATTCATCGGTGACTGAGTATTTTTGCGTCATCAGTCACAGTATTAAAATGGTGAAATTTCAGCAGCTTAAATCAGGCATCATGCTGGGAAAAGCACAATAAATTACATTGTAACACCTTGATTTTTAGAGATATAAATTGCCTTTATAATAAGGGCTGTTACTATATGGTGGCCTTATTATTGGCTGCTAAAATTAACGTAGATAGCCGTGTAAACCGAATTTTAAGAAGTGATGTAGGAACTAAGCATGAAACGTGCATTAACTTTGATTGGTATGTTATTCGCAACTTGTCTGGCGGGAAGTATCACTGCTGCCAATGCGACCGAGTATCCTCTGCCACCAGCCAATAGTCGTCTGATTGGTGAAAATACTACTTATACCGTTCCAAATGATGGCCGTCCGCTTGAGGCTATTGCTGCCGATTATAAAATCGGTTTGTTGGGGATGTTGGAAGCAAACCCAGGTGCTGACCCGTATTTGCCTTTGCCGGGTTCAGTGTTAACTATCCCGACTCAGATGTTGCTGCCGGATACCCCACGTGAAGGTATCGTCATCAACCTGGCTGAACTGCGTCTTTATTATTACCCTAAAGACCAGAACAAAGTGATTGTGTACCCAATCGGTATCGGCCAGTTAGGGCGTAATACCCCAACCATGACCACATCTGTCAGCCAGAAGATCCCGAACCCAACCTGGACACCAACAGCCAATATCCGTAAGCACTACCTGGCTGACGGCGTCACCTTACCAGCCGTCGTTCCTGCGGGGCCGGAAAACCCTATGGGCCTGTTTGCCATGCGTTTGGCTGCGGGTGGTGGTGAGTACCTGATTCATGGTACTAACGCCAACTTTGGTATCGGCATGCGTGTTAGCTCGGGTTGTATTCGTTTGCGCCCAGGTGATATTGAAGCGCTGTTCAAATCAGTACCTAAAGGTACTCGCGTGCAAATCATCAATGAGCCAGTCAAATATTCCGTTGAACCCGATGGTAAACGTTATGTGGAAGTTCATCAGCCATTGTCTCGTGTAGACAGTGATGACCCACAAACAATGCCAATTGCAATCAGCAGCAGCCTGCAGAAGTTTATTAACGACGGCCAGACTGATGCGCAAGTAGTTCAGGAAGCGATTGTACGCCGTGCTGGCATGCCGGTTATCGTAACCGTAGGTGAGACTGCCCCTGCGCAAGCTCCGGCTGCTGTAGCGCCTCAGGGCGAGCAACAGGCCCAACCGCAGACTGAAGAACCCTCTGCTGAACCAGCAATCCCTAAATTGGTCCAGCCAGGCCCGGTTTACTCCGCTGCAAACTAAGTCTTAAGCAGTGCTATTTTTGCCACGACAGCCATCAAGGTGTCGTGGCAAAATTTTTTATAGCACTTGTGTACTGTGAAATGCGTCGATGATGACCATGTCGTAAGGACAGACAGAGGATTTCAGGGAAGGTAACAATCAGAACGAGTTTCTACGAGGCAAAAAAAATGGCGCACAATGTGCGCCATTTTTCATTCAGGAAGTAATATTACTTCTTGTAAGCGTGAGCTTGGTTGTCAAGACGTTGGTTAGCACGTGCTGCATCGTCTTTAGCTGCTTGAACGTCTGAACGGATTGCGTTCACGTCGTTGCTCAGTTGGTCAACTTTAGCGTTCAGAGTCTGAACGTCAGAAGACAGTTGATCGATTTTAGCATTGCTTGAACAACCAGCCAGCATAGTAGAAGCCAGAATTACCGCGCCCAGTACAAGTTTAGTACGATTCATTATTAACACCCTCTAGATTAAGTTAATCTCCATGTAGCGTTACAAGTATTACACAAAGTTTTTTCGAAAGAGAATAAATTTTTAGTATTAGAGGGGTTTATTTTGATCGTTCGCTCAAAGAAGCATCTTGTTTTAAAAAAAAGTTAAAAAAACGAGGCAAAACAGCCGGATTCTTTCAGATAAGTCCTACTCAGAAAAATGGCTTTAGTGGGCTTGGGGTAAAATGGACTTTCGAAAAGTTTATTTTGACGTGTTTAAAAAGAAAACGCCGCTATTGAAAGCGGCGTTTTTAATTAGCGTTTGGTCGTGCGTTACGATTATAAAACGTGCACGGAAGAAGTATTGGTGGTGCCACTTGGCACTAATGCGCCAGAAACCATAATGACGACGTCACCTTTTTGTGCCAGACCGCTAGCCAGAGCGGCTTCTTTACCGATACGGTAGAAGTCATCTGTTGAAGCAATCTCATTGACCAACTGAGTCATCACACCTTTGGTCAGAATTAGCTGACGTGCAGTGGTGTCATTAGTGGTTAGCGCCAAAATGGTGGCCGTTGGGAAGTATTTACGTACTGATTTGGCAGATTTACCGCCGCCAGTCGCTACAACAATTACTTTGGCTTCCAGTTTTTCTGCGGTTTCTACCGCACCACGGCAAACGGCTTCAGTAATACGCATTTTGCGGTTGTCGTTCAGCGATTCGATGCGGCTAGGCATGATACGGTCTGTACGCTCACAAATGGTCGCCATGATGGTGACAGACTCTAATGGGTACTTACCCTTAGCACTTTCACCAGACAGCATCACGGCATCTGTACCGTCGAGAATGGCGTTAGCAACGTCGCCAGCTTCTGCGCGGGTAGGGCGTGGGTTTTTGATCATGGAATCGAGCATCTGAGTTGCAGTGATAACAACTTTACGTGCGCGGTTACATTTCTCAATCATCATCTTCTGCGCGAAGATAACTTCTTCAACCGGGATTTCAACACCCAGGTCACCACGGGCAACCATGATACCGTCGGATGCTTCCAGGATTTCGTCGAAGTTATTCAGACCTTCCTGGTTTTCAATCTTGGAGATGATTTGGATGTGCTCGCCACCATGAGCTTTCAGGTGTTCGCGAATTTCCAATACGTCTGAACGTTTACGGATAAAGGAGGCCGCAACGAAGTCCACACCTTGCTCACAACCAAAGATCAAGTCAGCTTTATCTTTTTCAGCCAATGCTGGCAGTTGGATAGAAACGCCTGGCAAGTTAACGCCTTTGTTTTCACCCAAATCACCGTTGTTCAGCACTTTACAGACCACAGTGCTTTCAGTGACTTCAGTCACTTCCATGCCGATCAAACCATCGTCAACCAACACGGTGTTGCCAATTTTCAGGTCAGCGGCAAAACCCGGGTAGGTGACAGCAACGATGTTGTTGTTGCCAATCACACTTTGGTCTGTCGTGAAAGTGAAGGTTTGACCTGCAACCAGAGCCGCGTCTTTGCCGCCTTCCAATTTCATGGTGCGGATTTCAGGCCCTTTGGTGTCCAGCAAGATACCGGCTTTCAAGCCAGTTTTTGCCATAACAGCACGGATATTCTTGATACGTTGACCATGTTCTTGATAGTCACCGTGAGAGAAGTTCAAGCGCATAACGTTCATACCTGCATTCAGCAGGTTCGTCAGCATTTCTTCGGATTCAGTTTTTGGGCCGATAGTACAAACAATTTTAGTCTTTTTCATGACGGATTTTTTCTACAAGTTGTGATGGATAAAAAGCGAATGTTCCGTTATTTACAGCAACGGAGTGAGATTTGATTAGTGTCTGGTGTAGCGAAACGTGACCAAGAAGCAAAGCATTACTAAGAATAGATGACAGTTGCGGAAATTGAGCGGAAAACTTTAGCACGAGGCTAAACGCATGATCGGTATACGATGGCGTAAATGTGAGTTGTATTTTTTTAGCGTATCGGCAGATCAAGATGCTGAAACCATTCAACTGAAACGACGGTTCGTATTATAAGCGGTAAGTAATGGGAAATGAAATAGAAAACAGAAACTCATTGCCGTTTTTTATAAAAACGGGCCATTAGTCGCGCAAACTCTTACAATAATGCCGGGGTTGTTGCGCAACAAAAAAAAATTTTAACAATTTTAACAAGTAAACGCATGAATTTTGTAGAAAGCCATGTGAGTTATTTAAGGGATTCGAACAAGGGAGTGATTAACGGGAGAGAAAATCGAGAATAACGAAATGGTGCGTTCTAATGGACTCGAACCATCGACCCCCACCATGTCAAGGTGGTGCTCTAACCAACTGAGCTAAGAACGCATAGGAGACTATCAATCTGATATTGCTGAAAAGTACCAGAGAGTGGTGCGTCCGAATGGACTCGAACCATCGACCCCCACCATGTCAAGGTGGTGCTCTAACCAACTGAGCTACGGACGCGCATTATACTCTTAGCACTTCGGGTAACACGATATGTTGGTGCGTCCGAATGGACTCGAACCATCGACCCCCACCATGTCAAGGTGGTGCTCTAACCAACTGAGCTACGGACGCACATTCTACCGGGTAGCTTACCCCTGACTTCTACTCTTATTACCAACCATCATTGCCTGACAGCGGGGACGAATATTAACGAGCCGCCCGTCTGCTGGCAAGGGGAAAAACGTAATATTCACCGCAAACTCACGTAATTGCTGCGCTTTTACTCATTGCGCTGTTTTTTTCTCCATCTTTTCTCATTTACTTGGGCATTAACTGCCGGCATCGGCTCCAGCAATTAATGCCCAGAATAATGGGCTATTAGTGTGCGGCTTTTTGTAGAATCAAAGCGGCTGGCTGTTTTTGTAACCAACGGATACGCAACGCCATTAATATGGCCGCCGAGGTGAGGCCGATAACGAACCCAATCCAGAAACCACTTGGCCCCATAGCCGGCACAATATAATCGGTCAGCCCCAGTATATAACCACTTGGAAGCCCCAGTAGCCAATATGCAGTAAAGGTAATAAAGAAGATTGAGCGAGTATCTTTATAACCGCGTAATACACCGCTGCCGATCACCTGAATAGCATCCGATAATTGGTAAAGCGCCGCTAGCAGCATAAGATGTGAGGCCATCACCACGACTTCAGGCGTTTTGTTATACAGCAGGGCAATATGTTCACGAAACACCACCGTAAACACTGCG comes from Yersinia canariae and encodes:
- the sufC gene encoding Fe-S cluster assembly ATPase SufC, with the protein product MLSIKNLKVSVEGNEILKGLNLEIKPGEVHAIMGPNGSGKSTLSAALAGREEYEVTDGSVLFKGKDLLELAPEDRAGEGVFLAFQYPVEIPGVSNHFFLQTAVNAVRKYRQQEPLDRFDFADFIEEKIELLKMPADLLTRSVNVGFSGGEKKRNDILQMAALEPSLCILDETDSGLDIDALKIVANGVNSLRNQDRAFIIVTHYQRILDYVKPDFVHVLYQGRIIKSGDFTLVKQLEEQGYGWLTDQQ
- the sufD gene encoding Fe-S cluster assembly protein SufD gives rise to the protein MAGLPTNSNMLEQQRILEKQRTDALMHFGQLFKQHQSGKGAEATAHWQQVLTLGFPSIKHEDWKYTPLERLLAHNFSFASAAEVTAAQRDDFSLIKDAHRVVFIDGRYAPELSDSECGPYQLTHLTENAQFPAAIQSEVFLHLTESLAQQCLHIRLPAGKHSDKPLYLLHISSGNGSDFVNTSHYRHHLAIEASAQAEVIEHFVSLNERPHFTGARLTISVGDNAELSHCKLAFEAPQSYHFAHNDIVLSRDARARSYSFLLGAGLTRHNTSAQLNGEGATLSINSLLLPIGREICDTRTYLEHNKGYCESRQLHKTIVRERGKAVFNGMIKVAQHALKTDGQMTNNNLLLSKLAEVDTKPQLEIYADDVKCSHGATVGRIDTEQLFYLQSRGINQADAQQMIIFAFAAELTEAIHNESIRKVVLARIAERLARETL
- the sufS gene encoding cysteine desulfurase SufS; its protein translation is MNFPIEQVRADFPLLSREVNGQPLAYLDSAASAQKPQVVIDRELNFYSESYAAVHRGIHTLSADATQQMEAVRSQVAGFINAAAVEEIVFVKGTTEAINLVANSYGRHYLQAGDSIIITEMEHHANIVPWQMLAKDIGIEIRVWPLTATGELELTALASLIDNTTRLLAITQVSNVLGTVNPIKDIVAQAKAAGLVVLVDGAQAIMHQPVDVQALGCDFYVFSGHKLYGPSGIGILYGKGELLQQMPPWEGGGSMIKTVSLTQGTTFADAPWRFEAGSPNTAGILGLGAAISYVNQLGLTHIQQYEESLMQYALEQLSQIPSLKIYGPAKRAGVIAFNLGQHHAYDVGSFLDQYGIAIRTGHHCAMPLMAFYQVPSMCRASLALYNTREEVDRLVSGLQRIEKLLG
- the sufE gene encoding cysteine desulfuration protein SufE, with the protein product MAGLPDKDKLIRNFSRCLNWEEKYLYVIELGAQLPPLTEQQRQPENLISGCQSQVWIAMTQSTEGQVIFAGDSDAAIVKGLVAVVFILYQGLTPQQIVDLDVRPFFADLALSQHLTPSRSQGLEAMIRAIRAKAATLKTH
- a CDS encoding L,D-transpeptidase family protein; the encoded protein is MKRALTLIGMLFATCLAGSITAANATEYPLPPANSRLIGENTTYTVPNDGRPLEAIAADYKIGLLGMLEANPGADPYLPLPGSVLTIPTQMLLPDTPREGIVINLAELRLYYYPKDQNKVIVYPIGIGQLGRNTPTMTTSVSQKIPNPTWTPTANIRKHYLADGVTLPAVVPAGPENPMGLFAMRLAAGGGEYLIHGTNANFGIGMRVSSGCIRLRPGDIEALFKSVPKGTRVQIINEPVKYSVEPDGKRYVEVHQPLSRVDSDDPQTMPIAISSSLQKFINDGQTDAQVVQEAIVRRAGMPVIVTVGETAPAQAPAAVAPQGEQQAQPQTEEPSAEPAIPKLVQPGPVYSAAN
- a CDS encoding major outer membrane lipoprotein; the protein is MNRTKLVLGAVILASTMLAGCSSNAKIDQLSSDVQTLNAKVDQLSNDVNAIRSDVQAAKDDAARANQRLDNQAHAYKK
- the pykF gene encoding pyruvate kinase PykF, producing the protein MKKTKIVCTIGPKTESEEMLTNLLNAGMNVMRLNFSHGDYQEHGQRIKNIRAVMAKTGLKAGILLDTKGPEIRTMKLEGGKDAALVAGQTFTFTTDQSVIGNNNIVAVTYPGFAADLKIGNTVLVDDGLIGMEVTEVTESTVVCKVLNNGDLGENKGVNLPGVSIQLPALAEKDKADLIFGCEQGVDFVAASFIRKRSDVLEIREHLKAHGGEHIQIISKIENQEGLNNFDEILEASDGIMVARGDLGVEIPVEEVIFAQKMMIEKCNRARKVVITATQMLDSMIKNPRPTRAEAGDVANAILDGTDAVMLSGESAKGKYPLESVTIMATICERTDRIMPSRIESLNDNRKMRITEAVCRGAVETAEKLEAKVIVVATGGGKSAKSVRKYFPTATILALTTNDTTARQLILTKGVMTQLVNEIASTDDFYRIGKEAALASGLAQKGDVVIMVSGALVPSGTTNTSSVHVL